From one Butyricimonas faecihominis genomic stretch:
- a CDS encoding acyl-[acyl-carrier-protein] thioesterase has product MVKYSEEIDIRGHYTDLEGRLIMKSLCDLFNDVANVQTYALKIDVPTLNEQGLTWMLHKLHILINRMPEQGENVTLETWPSGIDRLFAIRDFRMVAGEEVLLRATSEWMVIDVNRRRPVRLPACVTETAAFCVDGIREIPFELDTKKMPIDFESTRRFTATYDNIDFNKHVTQATYVRWVTNSLSYEFLKDHEITELEIIYEHEVLPDSVVCAGCHVEEEENRVKVYHQVRNESLDKTHCFAVSYWKKR; this is encoded by the coding sequence ATGGTAAAATATTCGGAAGAGATAGATATTCGGGGGCATTATACGGATTTGGAAGGACGGTTGATCATGAAGTCCTTGTGCGATCTGTTTAATGACGTGGCGAACGTACAGACTTACGCATTGAAAATAGACGTGCCCACGTTGAACGAGCAAGGATTGACATGGATGCTGCACAAATTACATATTTTGATTAACCGGATGCCGGAACAGGGGGAGAACGTGACGTTGGAAACATGGCCGTCGGGTATTGATCGTTTATTCGCGATTCGTGATTTTAGAATGGTGGCAGGAGAAGAGGTTTTATTGCGGGCTACTTCAGAGTGGATGGTGATAGATGTAAATCGTCGCCGTCCCGTGCGTTTGCCGGCTTGCGTGACGGAGACCGCCGCTTTCTGCGTGGATGGTATTCGGGAAATTCCTTTCGAGTTGGATACGAAAAAAATGCCGATAGACTTCGAAAGCACCCGTCGTTTCACGGCAACATACGATAATATCGATTTCAACAAGCACGTCACTCAAGCCACGTATGTGCGCTGGGTTACTAATTCTTTGTCTTACGAGTTCTTGAAGGACCACGAGATCACGGAGTTGGAAATTATTTACGAACATGAAGTGTTGCCGGATAGTGTTGTGTGTGCCGGATGTCATGTTGAGGAGGAAGAAAATCGTGTGAAAGTATATCACCAAGTGAGAAATGAAAGTTTGGATAAAACGCATTGTTTTGCTGTTAGTTACTGGAAAAAACGGTAA
- a CDS encoding aminoglycoside phosphotransferase family protein — MEEKIKTLFKQYSGSDVRRVEPLPVSGSARRYYRVFTGDRTYVGVYHENLRENRLFVDFTRHFEKSRLHVPHVYCVSEDGFCYLQDDLGPDMLLDVVEREREGEFLSEHTMELYRKALSELLKFQLEGGKGLDYSGCLPRPVFDERCIRWDLNYFKYCFLKLAGVEVDEDRLENDFDRLTAKLVMAGTDGFMFRDFQSRNIMVLDNEVYFIDYQGGRQGALHYDVASLLYDAIVKIPESQKEELLDFYIRELTESEPGFAEKFREIYYHFVLVRLLQAMGAFGLRGLHEGKPHFIDSIVPGLQGISTLFESGKLEGEYPEIQYAIRMAFEKYFVPLHPESKE; from the coding sequence ATGGAAGAAAAAATAAAAACTCTTTTCAAACAATATAGTGGTAGTGATGTACGGCGAGTGGAGCCGTTGCCGGTGTCCGGTTCGGCCCGGAGATATTACCGGGTGTTCACGGGAGACCGGACATACGTGGGTGTGTACCACGAGAATTTGCGGGAAAATCGTTTGTTCGTGGATTTTACACGGCATTTTGAAAAATCCCGTTTGCATGTTCCGCACGTGTATTGTGTTTCGGAGGACGGGTTTTGTTATTTACAGGATGATCTGGGGCCGGATATGTTGTTGGATGTCGTGGAGCGGGAGCGAGAGGGTGAATTCCTGAGCGAGCATACCATGGAATTGTATCGGAAAGCCTTGTCCGAGTTGTTGAAATTCCAGTTGGAGGGAGGAAAGGGACTGGATTATTCGGGATGTCTGCCTCGTCCTGTTTTTGATGAACGTTGTATCCGGTGGGATTTGAACTATTTTAAATATTGTTTTTTGAAATTGGCGGGAGTGGAGGTCGACGAGGATCGGCTGGAGAATGATTTTGATCGATTGACAGCGAAGCTGGTCATGGCCGGGACGGATGGTTTCATGTTCCGGGATTTCCAGTCCAGAAATATCATGGTCCTTGATAACGAGGTGTATTTTATCGATTACCAGGGAGGAAGGCAAGGGGCTTTGCACTATGACGTGGCGTCCTTATTATATGATGCGATAGTGAAAATTCCTGAAAGTCAAAAGGAAGAATTATTAGATTTCTATATCCGGGAATTGACGGAGAGCGAGCCGGGATTCGCGGAAAAGTTCCGGGAAATATATTATCATTTCGTGCTGGTGCGTTTGTTACAGGCTATGGGTGCGTTTGGATTACGCGGTCTGCACGAGGGAAAACCTCATTTTATTGATTCGATTGTTCCCGGTTTGCAGGGAATTAGCACGTTGTTTGAATCCGGCAAGCTGGAAGGAGAATATCCCGAGATTCAGTATGCTATCCGAATGGCTTTTGAAAAATACTTTGTACCTTTGCACCCTGAAAGTAAAGAATAA
- the pyrE gene encoding orotate phosphoribosyltransferase has translation MNTVAEQVASHLLQIKAIKLEPNHPFTWASGWKSPIYCDNRKTLSYPEVRTYIRDQFVNLIKTKYPQVELIAGVATGAIAQGALVAQELGLPFVYVRSAAKNHGLENLIEGEYKEGQKVVVVEDLISTGGSSLQAVEALRNAGCDVLGMVAIFTYGFQKAIDNFTNAHCVLDTLSDYNAMIDLAQKTGYVQESDVAKLKEWRLSPESYK, from the coding sequence ATGAACACTGTTGCAGAACAAGTAGCGTCACATTTGCTACAGATCAAAGCGATAAAATTAGAACCGAATCACCCTTTTACATGGGCTTCCGGGTGGAAATCACCCATTTATTGCGATAATCGGAAGACGTTGTCTTACCCGGAAGTACGTACGTATATTCGGGACCAGTTCGTGAATTTGATTAAAACAAAATACCCACAGGTGGAATTGATCGCCGGGGTGGCTACCGGTGCTATTGCCCAAGGTGCTTTGGTTGCACAGGAATTGGGGTTGCCGTTCGTGTACGTGCGTTCTGCTGCCAAGAATCACGGGTTGGAAAATCTGATTGAAGGTGAATATAAAGAAGGTCAAAAAGTGGTCGTGGTGGAGGATCTGATCTCTACCGGGGGATCCAGCTTGCAGGCCGTGGAGGCGTTGAGAAATGCAGGATGTGACGTGTTGGGAATGGTGGCTATTTTCACCTATGGATTCCAGAAAGCGATAGATAATTTCACGAATGCTCATTGCGTACTGGATACGTTGAGTGACTACAACGCCATGATTGACCTGGCCCAGAAGACCGGGTACGTGCAGGAGAGCGATGTGGCCAAGTTGAAGGAGTGGCGTCTGAGCCCAGAATCTTATAAATAA
- a CDS encoding SRPBCC family protein: MATRVVSDVQKINSAIADVYAFLSDFSKIGKLIETARQMGAGNQMPELADKIEDVRTTEDTCTFMVKGVGEMGMKIVEREEPKLIKLEGDGRLPFEFQVWIQLLDNGPYDTRLRITAEAELNMMMKMLLKGKLEKGINQLAEGLAKIPYGYIR, translated from the coding sequence ATGGCAACACGAGTTGTTAGTGACGTTCAGAAAATAAATAGTGCGATTGCAGACGTGTACGCGTTTCTTTCTGATTTCTCGAAGATCGGGAAATTGATCGAGACGGCTCGCCAGATGGGGGCCGGTAATCAAATGCCGGAACTGGCAGACAAGATCGAGGACGTTCGCACCACGGAAGATACCTGCACTTTTATGGTAAAAGGTGTTGGTGAAATGGGAATGAAAATCGTGGAGAGAGAAGAACCGAAATTGATTAAACTGGAGGGGGATGGACGTTTGCCTTTTGAATTTCAAGTATGGATTCAGCTGTTGGATAACGGCCCTTATGATACCCGGTTACGAATAACGGCAGAGGCGGAGTTGAACATGATGATGAAAATGTTGCTGAAGGGGAAACTGGAAAAGGGAATCAATCAACTGGCAGAAGGTCTGGCAAAAATTCCTTACGGATATATACGATAA
- a CDS encoding DUF3276 family protein has product MEGYEKNDGMEMNDRDEIYSKPVRAGKRTYFFDVKATRNNDYYLTITESKKKLEKDGSQNYEKHKIFLYKEDFDKFAEGLDNAVAYIKAALNGETMAVQEEVETNKFDDIDFDDLSK; this is encoded by the coding sequence ATGGAAGGTTACGAAAAGAATGACGGTATGGAAATGAATGATCGGGATGAGATCTATTCAAAACCGGTGAGAGCAGGGAAAAGGACTTATTTTTTTGATGTAAAAGCTACTCGTAATAACGATTACTATCTAACGATTACTGAAAGCAAAAAGAAACTCGAAAAAGATGGTTCTCAGAATTACGAAAAGCACAAGATCTTTTTATACAAAGAAGACTTTGATAAATTTGCAGAGGGGCTTGACAACGCTGTCGCTTACATCAAAGCAGCTCTTAACGGAGAAACAATGGCAGTCCAAGAAGAAGTTGAAACAAACAAATTTGACGACATTGATTTTGATGATCTATCCAAATAA
- the trpS gene encoding tryptophan--tRNA ligase has protein sequence METVVSGIRPTGNLHLGNYFGAVKNFLKMQDEYKCFFFIADWHSLTTHPHPGNVVENVRKILAEYLACGLNPEKATIYVQSDIKEIAELYLYLNMNAYLGELERTTTFKEKARKQPDNVNAGLLTYPTLMAADIIIHRAHKVPVGKDQEQNMEMARKFARRFNTIYGSELFPEPASFSYTGEGIKIPGLDGSGKMGKSEGNAIYLVDDAATIRKKVMKAVTDSGPTEPNSVKPEVIQNLFTLMDVVSSKDTYDYFNEKYNNCEIRYGDLKKQLAEDIINFCSPIRERIMEYAANPDNLDKVAAAGAEKARASAVATMKEVRKLIGFR, from the coding sequence ATGGAGACAGTAGTAAGTGGAATTAGGCCTACGGGTAATTTGCACCTGGGAAATTATTTTGGTGCGGTGAAGAATTTTCTAAAAATGCAGGACGAGTATAAATGTTTCTTTTTTATTGCCGATTGGCACTCGTTAACGACGCATCCGCACCCGGGTAACGTGGTGGAGAACGTGCGGAAGATTCTGGCGGAGTACCTCGCTTGTGGTTTGAATCCAGAGAAGGCGACAATTTACGTGCAAAGTGATATAAAGGAGATTGCCGAGTTGTATTTGTATTTAAACATGAATGCTTATCTTGGCGAGTTGGAGCGTACGACTACTTTTAAGGAAAAGGCTCGTAAACAGCCGGATAACGTGAATGCAGGTTTGTTGACCTATCCCACGTTGATGGCCGCAGATATTATTATACACAGGGCTCATAAAGTGCCTGTCGGAAAAGATCAGGAGCAAAACATGGAGATGGCCCGGAAATTTGCCCGGAGATTTAATACCATATACGGGAGTGAGTTGTTCCCGGAACCGGCATCTTTCTCCTACACGGGAGAAGGAATCAAGATTCCGGGGTTGGATGGTTCCGGGAAGATGGGAAAATCAGAGGGAAATGCTATTTATCTGGTTGACGATGCTGCAACAATACGTAAAAAGGTGATGAAAGCCGTAACCGATAGCGGGCCAACCGAGCCGAACAGCGTGAAACCGGAGGTGATCCAGAATTTATTTACCTTGATGGATGTCGTTTCTTCGAAAGACACGTATGATTATTTCAACGAGAAGTATAATAATTGTGAAATTCGTTACGGAGATTTGAAAAAACAGTTGGCGGAAGATATTATTAATTTCTGCTCTCCGATTCGGGAGCGAATCATGGAGTACGCTGCTAACCCGGATAATCTGGATAAGGTTGCTGCGGCCGGGGCCGAGAAAGCAAGGGCTAGTGCGGTAGCCACGATGAAAGAAGTGCGTAAACTTATCGGTTTCCGCTAG
- the ruvA gene encoding Holliday junction branch migration protein RuvA — MYEYIKGELVEATPANAVVDCGGVGYYIHISVNTYSKIASQNQVMLYIHQIVREDAHLLYGFFSKEERSLFRALISVSGIGANTANVMLSSMSVEEITGAILTENVNAIKSVKGIGVKTAQRVIIELKDKVGKEGVPVEGLSLSTSAVREEAQAALVMLGFARAQVTKTLDKILASEKVETVENLIKLALKHL, encoded by the coding sequence ATGTACGAATATATAAAAGGTGAATTAGTGGAGGCAACTCCGGCAAATGCTGTTGTCGATTGTGGCGGGGTCGGGTATTATATTCATATTTCGGTTAATACTTATTCTAAGATCGCTTCCCAGAATCAGGTTATGCTTTATATTCACCAGATCGTGCGGGAAGATGCTCATTTGTTGTATGGTTTTTTTTCTAAGGAGGAGAGAAGTTTGTTTCGGGCATTGATTTCTGTTTCCGGGATTGGCGCTAACACTGCGAATGTCATGTTGAGTTCAATGTCGGTGGAGGAGATAACTGGAGCGATACTTACAGAGAATGTAAATGCTATAAAGAGCGTGAAGGGAATTGGAGTGAAGACTGCTCAGCGTGTTATTATAGAATTGAAGGATAAAGTAGGTAAAGAGGGTGTTCCTGTAGAGGGGTTGAGTCTTTCTACGAGTGCGGTTCGGGAAGAGGCACAAGCAGCTTTGGTGATGTTGGGCTTTGCTCGAGCCCAGGTGACGAAGACTTTGGACAAGATTTTGGCTTCGGAAAAGGTCGAAACAGTTGAGAATCTTATCAAGTTGGCTTTAAAGCATTTGTAA
- a CDS encoding DUF6913 domain-containing protein, with protein sequence MFKCIAEGFKKRHLKNIVVKDERVLSFYNLDTAKKCVVFWVAGDVPVSSVNKVREALAKHMDVCLLAFIRQPKLNTEQIQDAIYLDSSGISYRGEFRDPRVQEVVNRKEGLLIDLSLKPDVWGDYIVKSAKASCKVGYGTGHDIDFDGVRDIDDFMERLFKLLTKINTY encoded by the coding sequence ATGTTTAAATGTATTGCAGAAGGGTTTAAAAAGCGCCATTTGAAGAATATAGTGGTAAAAGATGAACGGGTATTGTCGTTTTATAATTTAGATACGGCCAAAAAATGTGTCGTGTTTTGGGTAGCTGGTGATGTCCCGGTGTCTTCTGTCAATAAGGTGCGGGAGGCTCTGGCTAAACATATGGACGTTTGTTTGCTTGCTTTTATCCGGCAGCCCAAGTTGAATACGGAGCAAATACAAGATGCTATTTATCTGGATAGTTCCGGTATTTCTTACCGGGGAGAATTTCGTGATCCACGGGTGCAGGAAGTCGTGAACAGGAAGGAGGGACTGTTGATTGATTTGTCGTTGAAACCGGATGTGTGGGGGGATTATATCGTGAAGTCGGCCAAGGCGTCTTGCAAGGTTGGTTACGGTACGGGACATGATATTGATTTTGACGGGGTGCGGGATATAGATGATTTTATGGAGCGATTGTTTAAATTATTAACTAAGATAAATACGTATTGA
- the dapA gene encoding 4-hydroxy-tetrahydrodipicolinate synthase, protein MKKFSGVGVALVTPFDETGRVDEHSLRNLVNYVIDGGVDYLVALGTTSEAATMTADERAFVVQVIAEENAGRLPIVLGIGGNNTNQVIHDLATLPYLRLGDAILSVTPYYNKPSQQGLYNHFKAIAEHTPLPVILYNVPGRTSVNMTAAITLKLARDFENIIAIKEASGNFEQATAIISGMPENFIFLSGDDGVALPLVSIGASGVISVIANVMPGEFSTMLHLALEGEYGEARQIHLQLGEMFKALFEEGNPAGIKAALHARGVIACQKLRSPLCEVSEALYQKIKRLGE, encoded by the coding sequence ATGAAAAAGTTTTCGGGAGTAGGGGTTGCTTTAGTGACTCCATTTGACGAAACGGGACGTGTGGATGAACATTCTCTGAGGAACCTGGTGAATTACGTGATTGATGGTGGGGTGGATTATCTGGTAGCTTTGGGAACGACGTCCGAGGCGGCAACGATGACAGCGGACGAAAGAGCTTTTGTCGTGCAAGTGATTGCCGAAGAGAATGCCGGACGTTTGCCGATTGTTTTGGGAATCGGGGGAAATAATACGAATCAAGTGATCCATGATCTTGCCACGCTGCCTTATCTGCGGTTGGGAGATGCCATTTTGAGTGTTACCCCGTATTATAATAAACCTTCTCAACAAGGGTTGTATAATCATTTTAAGGCGATAGCCGAGCATACACCTCTTCCCGTGATCTTGTATAATGTTCCGGGGCGTACGTCCGTGAATATGACTGCCGCAATAACCTTGAAGTTGGCTCGTGATTTTGAGAATATCATCGCCATTAAAGAGGCTTCCGGGAATTTTGAACAGGCTACGGCAATCATTTCCGGTATGCCGGAGAATTTTATCTTCCTGTCGGGAGATGATGGTGTTGCCTTACCGTTAGTATCTATAGGGGCCAGTGGCGTTATTTCCGTGATTGCAAACGTGATGCCGGGTGAATTCTCCACGATGCTACATTTGGCATTGGAGGGCGAGTACGGGGAGGCTCGGCAGATTCATTTGCAGTTGGGTGAGATGTTTAAAGCTCTCTTTGAAGAGGGAAATCCCGCGGGAATAAAAGCTGCGTTACATGCCAGAGGCGTGATTGCCTGCCAGAAGTTAAGATCTCCGTTATGCGAGGTGAGCGAGGCCTTGTATCAAAAAATAAAACGATTAGGTGAGTAA
- a CDS encoding GldG family protein: MKKKLIYNPTYLILSLIAVNIISYFLFIRIDLTSNKKYSLSPVSKTMIKKIDKDISVTLFMSEGLTPDKIKLGREFRHLLKEYKTISNKAFTINTIIPNNSDKEALAEQLGIEPMAQEIAERDMVKIQKVYFGAVIQIGNKKETINILPTTALEYEVTRRLKEACDTTKPTIGFLRGHNEMLRQKTQLIEHELSHSAKIESMRIDQFTDLNDYKVICIVGPKESFSKEELVRLGQYLEQGGRLYIALNHAVGQISYSQNNGFINRVGIEDMLEEFGLKINYDFVVDNYCGRILVTQDQGFLQLQSDRHFPYIPIIQNFSSHVITKGLNAMLLQFASSITNVKTTSAYTFTPLAKSSSISGVQKVPVFFDIYKTWTRKHDFNQPNNTVAALLSNEDNNSAIVVITDADFMEDKFFDPFYISNINFAVNSIEWLADDSGLIKLRNKYIENQSLKVVSDSYRRFLKYTNFFLPIVLVLLIGLYQYREYKRKRLRRSQPGRID, encoded by the coding sequence ATGAAAAAGAAATTGATATATAATCCGACCTACCTGATTTTATCACTGATAGCGGTAAATATTATTTCCTATTTCCTATTTATCAGGATCGACCTCACGAGTAACAAAAAATATTCTTTAAGCCCTGTCAGCAAAACGATGATCAAAAAAATCGACAAGGATATTTCCGTTACCCTATTCATGTCCGAAGGTCTCACGCCCGACAAAATAAAACTCGGACGAGAATTCCGACACTTGCTGAAAGAGTACAAGACAATCAGTAACAAAGCATTCACCATAAACACGATCATACCGAACAACAGTGACAAGGAAGCTCTGGCTGAACAACTAGGGATAGAACCAATGGCCCAGGAAATCGCCGAGAGAGACATGGTGAAAATTCAAAAAGTATACTTTGGAGCCGTCATCCAGATTGGCAACAAAAAAGAGACAATAAACATTCTCCCGACCACGGCGCTAGAATACGAGGTTACCCGCCGTTTAAAAGAAGCTTGCGACACGACGAAACCGACTATCGGTTTCTTACGTGGCCATAACGAAATGTTGAGACAAAAAACTCAATTAATCGAGCATGAGCTATCCCATAGTGCCAAGATTGAATCCATGCGCATAGACCAGTTTACAGATTTGAATGACTACAAAGTAATCTGTATCGTGGGACCGAAAGAGTCATTCAGCAAGGAAGAACTCGTTCGATTGGGGCAATACTTGGAACAAGGGGGAAGACTCTATATTGCTTTGAATCATGCGGTTGGACAAATCAGTTACAGCCAGAATAACGGTTTCATCAACCGGGTCGGCATAGAAGATATGCTGGAAGAATTCGGGCTAAAAATCAACTATGATTTCGTCGTGGATAACTATTGCGGACGCATACTGGTCACTCAGGATCAAGGATTTCTACAACTCCAAAGCGACCGCCATTTCCCGTATATACCTATCATCCAAAACTTCAGTTCTCACGTGATCACAAAAGGACTGAATGCCATGCTATTGCAATTTGCTAGTAGTATCACGAATGTAAAGACGACATCCGCTTACACGTTCACCCCGTTGGCAAAATCATCTTCCATTTCAGGCGTGCAAAAAGTTCCGGTATTCTTCGACATTTATAAAACTTGGACAAGAAAACACGACTTTAATCAACCCAACAATACCGTTGCCGCATTATTAAGCAACGAAGATAACAACAGTGCTATTGTTGTCATTACGGATGCCGATTTCATGGAAGATAAATTCTTTGACCCGTTCTATATCAGTAATATCAATTTTGCCGTAAACTCCATTGAATGGCTGGCTGACGATTCCGGGCTAATTAAATTAAGAAACAAATATATCGAGAATCAGTCACTAAAAGTAGTAAGCGACTCTTATAGAAGATTCTTAAAATATACCAACTTTTTCCTGCCCATCGTGCTGGTATTACTTATCGGACTATACCAATACAGGGAATATAAAAGAAAACGGTTGAGACGCTCTCAACCGGGTCGTATCGATTAG
- a CDS encoding ABC transporter permease, translating to MGAVKVIINKELKVAFNSLLIYIAYTAFLCVTGFACWFSGKNIFSSGQASLSNLFNVFYWTLFFLIPALTMKSISEERKDGTFELLFSKPIKTWQLIMGKFFAILLQVVICLALTLPYYITIASLGNVDHAVGFCGYLGLILVSGCYISIGMFASSLTPNTIVAFFITFAIEIGFVLLFEFIAELWGAGFIAALFTYLSIGEHFDAIPRGVIDTKDLIYFISLIIIFLALARHYICKNRF from the coding sequence ATGGGTGCAGTTAAAGTTATAATAAACAAAGAATTAAAAGTAGCATTCAATTCATTATTGATATACATCGCATACACGGCCTTCCTTTGTGTAACGGGATTCGCTTGCTGGTTCTCCGGGAAAAACATCTTTTCAAGCGGACAAGCTTCTCTAAGCAACCTGTTCAATGTGTTTTACTGGACGCTCTTTTTCCTCATTCCGGCACTCACGATGAAAAGCATTTCAGAAGAACGCAAAGACGGAACCTTCGAACTCTTATTCTCAAAGCCGATTAAAACATGGCAGTTAATCATGGGGAAATTCTTTGCTATACTATTACAAGTAGTTATATGTCTGGCATTGACACTTCCCTACTATATCACGATTGCCTCACTGGGTAACGTTGATCATGCCGTTGGCTTTTGCGGTTACCTAGGGCTTATTCTGGTCAGCGGATGTTACATCAGTATCGGGATGTTCGCCTCGTCCCTCACCCCGAACACGATCGTGGCCTTCTTCATCACGTTTGCTATTGAGATCGGATTCGTACTTTTGTTTGAATTCATTGCGGAACTCTGGGGGGCCGGATTTATAGCAGCATTATTCACGTACCTCTCCATTGGAGAACATTTTGATGCCATCCCCCGCGGAGTGATCGACACGAAAGACTTGATATACTTTATCAGCTTAATTATTATATTTTTAGCATTAGCAAGACATTATATCTGTAAAAATCGGTTTTAA
- a CDS encoding ATP-binding cassette domain-containing protein, translating into MDVVVENLTKSFENQKAVDSISFKAKRGEILGFLGPNGAGKTTTMKIMAGLLTPDFGNITFGDYSIWKQAGKIKNIIGYLPERNPLYDEMNVIDFLFFISKLHNIPKYKITSRVLDMIRLCGLDNDKHKQIGELSKGFRQRVGIAQALIHDPEVVILDEPTTGLDPNQIFGIRKIIKEIGEEKTVILSSHILSEIETTCDQVMIMSNGKIVANGTTSELRRKSDAEYCLKIGIKGGETTDIHEALNDLPGVLHIEIIHKQNFELQCKPDVEIEKSIFNLCQKNNWYISELTPVQTRLEDIFRKVTQNE; encoded by the coding sequence ATGGACGTAGTTGTGGAAAATCTGACGAAATCTTTCGAAAATCAGAAAGCCGTGGATTCAATTTCTTTTAAAGCAAAAAGAGGTGAAATCCTTGGATTCCTAGGGCCTAACGGTGCGGGTAAAACAACCACTATGAAGATCATGGCAGGGCTACTGACACCGGATTTCGGAAATATAACATTCGGGGACTATTCGATTTGGAAACAAGCAGGTAAAATAAAAAACATCATCGGTTACCTCCCGGAACGTAACCCTTTGTATGACGAAATGAACGTGATTGATTTCCTATTTTTTATTTCAAAACTTCACAACATTCCTAAATACAAAATCACGTCACGTGTTTTAGATATGATTCGTTTATGCGGGTTAGACAACGATAAACACAAACAGATCGGAGAATTATCCAAGGGCTTCCGCCAACGGGTAGGAATTGCCCAAGCATTAATTCACGATCCGGAAGTGGTCATTCTCGATGAACCGACAACAGGACTTGACCCCAACCAGATTTTTGGAATCCGTAAAATCATCAAAGAAATCGGGGAAGAAAAAACAGTTATTTTAAGTTCCCACATTCTTTCTGAAATCGAAACAACTTGCGATCAAGTGATGATCATGAGTAACGGGAAAATCGTGGCCAATGGCACGACATCCGAACTTCGTCGCAAATCGGATGCAGAATATTGCCTGAAAATAGGCATCAAGGGTGGGGAAACAACCGACATTCACGAGGCACTGAACGATCTGCCGGGAGTACTCCATATCGAGATTATTCATAAACAGAATTTCGAACTCCAATGTAAACCCGATGTAGAAATCGAAAAGTCAATCTTTAACCTTTGTCAAAAAAACAACTGGTACATCAGCGAGTTAACTCCCGTACAAACCAGATTGGAAGATATATTTCGTAAAGTTACACAAAATGAATAA
- a CDS encoding LacI family DNA-binding transcriptional regulator: protein MTQKPITIKDIAEKLNISVSTVSRALKDNHEISAQTRKTVQELAKQLGYKPNPIAVALKTHKSHSIGVIVPQIVSTFFATVVKTIEEVADGHGYNVLVISSNESFQKEQKSVEVLMANRADGIILALSHETKDYEHIKMIQESGTPIVLFDRTTNELNVSRVVTDGVTAAFQAVQHLVSEGCKKIALLCGPENVAIGGNRMEGYEKAMEANHLPAKTELIWHCSDFTVEAGKEATRQLLSRKERPDAIFGITDDLAIGAIEAIKEKGLNIPEDIAVVGFSNTKRSRYMNPTVSSINQFPEKIGRAAAELLFDQILNSKHAQIKKEIINCELIVRESSDRLCKTR, encoded by the coding sequence ATGACACAAAAACCAATAACCATCAAAGACATTGCAGAGAAATTAAATATATCCGTGTCTACCGTCTCCCGCGCGCTAAAAGACAATCACGAAATCAGCGCGCAAACACGTAAAACCGTGCAGGAACTGGCGAAACAACTCGGTTACAAACCCAATCCCATCGCCGTAGCCCTGAAAACCCATAAAAGTCATTCGATCGGAGTTATTGTTCCCCAGATCGTTAGTACTTTTTTTGCCACAGTAGTGAAAACGATTGAGGAAGTAGCAGACGGTCACGGCTACAACGTTTTAGTCATATCCTCGAATGAAAGTTTCCAAAAAGAACAAAAAAGCGTGGAAGTACTCATGGCCAACCGGGCGGATGGAATTATCCTTGCCTTATCACACGAGACGAAAGACTATGAACACATTAAAATGATACAGGAATCCGGAACACCTATCGTGCTGTTCGACCGTACCACGAATGAACTCAACGTGTCACGGGTCGTGACGGACGGTGTCACGGCTGCATTCCAAGCCGTTCAACACCTCGTTTCCGAAGGTTGCAAAAAAATAGCTTTATTATGCGGTCCCGAAAACGTTGCCATCGGAGGCAATCGCATGGAAGGCTACGAAAAAGCCATGGAGGCCAACCATCTTCCGGCTAAAACAGAACTAATCTGGCACTGTTCCGATTTCACGGTAGAGGCAGGAAAAGAAGCGACACGCCAGTTACTCTCCCGGAAAGAGAGACCAGATGCCATATTCGGCATCACAGACGATTTGGCCATCGGGGCTATTGAGGCGATCAAGGAAAAAGGACTTAACATCCCGGAAGACATTGCCGTTGTCGGTTTCTCCAACACGAAACGCTCACGCTACATGAACCCGACGGTAAGTTCCATCAACCAGTTCCCGGAAAAAATCGGACGGGCTGCGGCCGAACTTCTGTTTGATCAGATTCTGAACAGCAAGCATGCGCAGATTAAAAAAGAAATCATTAACTGCGAACTGATCGTTAGAGAATCTTCGGACAGACTATGTAAAACACGATAA